A part of Pirellulales bacterium genomic DNA contains:
- a CDS encoding SMP-30/gluconolactonase/LRE family protein: MACGAEHDDLPPSHSVRPELFATGFEFAEGPAFDAAGNLFAVNYRANGNIGRIAPDGTAAVFCDLRELAPVDGRLPQANGLKVDSQGRLIASDSGAGRLLRVAADGRMVEVLADSCEGVRFNSVNDVALDRAGNIYFSDPGGSNADNPVGAIYRYEAATGKVTRLADRLAFPNGLGVTPDQKHLCLSESQRFRLLIFDLAPDGTVSNQRVLIEFPTETQGNLIGGRHDPDGLIFDARGRLYVGMWTGGVINVVEVPSGQLLRQYDAGGSKATNVHFYGDYLYTTVASKEAIFRLKLGVKGFDYNAPVAP; this comes from the coding sequence ATGGCGTGCGGCGCAGAGCACGATGATCTGCCCCCTTCGCATTCGGTGCGCCCGGAGTTGTTTGCCACGGGCTTTGAATTTGCCGAGGGGCCGGCATTCGACGCGGCGGGCAACCTGTTTGCGGTCAACTATCGGGCCAATGGCAACATCGGGCGGATCGCGCCCGACGGCACCGCGGCGGTATTTTGCGACCTGCGCGAGCTGGCCCCCGTCGACGGCCGTTTGCCCCAGGCCAACGGTCTGAAAGTCGATTCGCAGGGCCGGCTGATCGCGAGCGACTCGGGGGCCGGGCGGCTGCTGCGTGTCGCCGCCGATGGCCGCATGGTCGAGGTGCTGGCCGACTCCTGCGAAGGCGTCCGCTTTAACAGCGTCAACGACGTGGCCTTGGACCGCGCGGGCAATATCTACTTCAGCGATCCGGGCGGCTCGAACGCCGACAATCCAGTGGGCGCGATCTACCGCTACGAAGCGGCCACGGGCAAGGTGACACGGTTGGCCGACCGCCTGGCCTTTCCCAACGGGCTGGGAGTAACGCCCGACCAGAAACACCTTTGCCTGTCCGAGAGCCAGCGTTTCCGGCTGCTGATTTTCGATCTGGCACCGGATGGCACGGTGAGTAACCAGCGGGTGCTGATCGAGTTTCCCACCGAGACGCAAGGCAACCTGATCGGCGGGCGGCACGATCCCGATGGGCTGATCTTCGACGCCCGTGGCCGGCTGTATGTCGGGATGTGGACAGGCGGGGTGATTAACGTCGTCGAAGTGCCGTCGGGCCAACTGTTGCGGCAATATGACGCTGGGGGCAGCAAGGCGACCAACGTGCACTTCTACGGCGACTACCTGTACACCACGGTCGCCTCGAAAGAAGCGATCTTCCGCCTCAAGCTGGGCGTGAAGGGCTTCGACTACAACGCGCCGGTCGCTCCCTGA